A stretch of the Veillonella parvula DSM 2008 genome encodes the following:
- a CDS encoding TonB-dependent receptor domain-containing protein, producing the protein MNRWGHTKRTIILSSAVALWLSAPLVVWADNATVTTDVVHVKGTWAEEEAKLNSQQVQIITKKEIEKKQAKSVEDIIFTQTGVSRTVDAMGRVGVSIRGAEARHTLILVDGQPVLGDFDKYSGAADEVQRLGTENVERIEVIQGAASAKYGSDAVGGVVNIITKKAQKKPSVQFNAEGMRRKSDGDVFPFQNFFIRADSGQMGKLKVGLSGSKRDLMPVLASVKRRASGMAFDYAKHNFKPNVLRYYGDAADIGLVATYEANDKNKVELRLNRYTEDLVRDVKHSDSDLEPQQHFKRTADRNTANLQWSSRAGKSDWTVETNYSRIKENDVALINYTGRSAYEGSNELRYIDNIDHRQLDIRVNANTQVNKNHLLSYGVSYAREEGSGSRLKSSPNTSTMYIDPWDYDKSLLVDRLDRLVRRKGDNSVKVYSHIHDYKFINSGGGMPQWDMDYEYYGAETKAQKPGITYDDYVNYGLSESRLSEWSSTSPNNQPVTDEFKKRYYALENRLKSENPEMAAHRANIVGDYFKYGESNDPEMRKKAPKLNGKAFLEEYRNRDQRLTTGSGTIRKINAYISDTWQVNKNLTLSPIVRFDNSSLFGSNVSASLGMTYNVKGNTHRRFKANVGTGYTEPGMGELWYNWEMYASNPVGIGVAKLGWYWAGNPNLKPEKSVNFDMSLEGENKNTYARVGVFHNRIKNYMSVYFTGDFMDFAPYLKGDAKYQRAPDMIYSFKNIGKAEITGLQAEVQQKFGKYWSGKLGYTYLHAINKSDPSMPRQLLDKPMHKVDIGITYDNPKSGWNGSIWGDYYINMLDSNTLNNGGNYWPDILSGDAGVYKKQMYEKKTFGIWNVMIQKRFNKNAMMYFGINNIFNHRDDDRATQERVYRMGVNLKFGGGDSSKTTAIGKTKDGSKVNATGVNVANGEVVNSESGVQNVADVVRLTDFIRSDFDTTKERGITMVGDYRARWMAHDGSNRPQSPFRANSAIGSAKANMYDANRHSFEQRLRLGFDARLNEFTNLKVIGSMSGMSGVDTSWTKSDSKGLNHQRLDTVDLTRRVKKWDVSVGRLTEPMGASGYWFGQSYDGVRAVWNGHDSQVRIGVGTFKHSTGITDSAYTHAEHKVIYRPPTAAELIGINRDDYPYDIESATKTGSDGEKKTTTDPAAPDSPTGIYNSTYKGKTDSIYFYQQLKDLQAEYEAYKATLNLNWSNPNRDQEVEKANAKLAEIQQKQAQVMSRLQDILTKAYPTEMAEKKFSLDIPSGGYTMYEITNKKTGEKLYKTGDLMYNVNSPLYPEYLKDKAKGLIVPTDNKEALLNPKGYVDKHSNEINQSISEIAKYNAKDNWSNYNNGELDEVWVKQADGTFKKSYDYYGQPSSDYEFTGSLGAKTYKYDSGKYVFSDYDAKDALYKKNFTMSSSDYGEGGSYYGWGMPNAMYNYMYNLEKVVHDAESENKLPREAIGKVIGNLIRTEGVVLEKDTVPAIDKAAFIQYKKQIGARLGLQAWYLRSFGGKTHTYLNANGNSNDEYSFSNVAHVFGIGAKYQLGANAAVTVDYGQNRSNLGRYLNGNTVYQHERGTADFTLKGHQMGGTPHFWMARLDIGRADLDVPKSWNAFIDYKYFEHGSFFGGNGTGAVPDRYLDGVRSFTFGAGYVPRKDLLLEAFYTFDAKGTNKRDTLYGSESFKLGDYTRIQGTYRF; encoded by the coding sequence ATGAACCGGTGGGGACATACAAAGCGTACCATAATCCTGTCTAGTGCAGTTGCCTTGTGGCTTAGCGCGCCTCTAGTGGTTTGGGCAGATAATGCAACTGTCACTACAGATGTTGTTCATGTGAAAGGCACATGGGCAGAGGAAGAAGCAAAATTGAACTCACAGCAAGTGCAAATCATTACCAAGAAAGAGATTGAAAAGAAACAGGCGAAGTCCGTTGAAGATATTATTTTTACGCAAACAGGCGTATCTAGAACAGTTGATGCTATGGGGCGTGTGGGCGTGTCCATTCGCGGTGCAGAAGCGCGTCACACTCTCATCCTCGTAGATGGTCAACCTGTGCTAGGTGATTTTGATAAGTACTCTGGTGCGGCAGATGAAGTACAACGTTTAGGCACAGAGAACGTAGAGAGAATTGAAGTTATTCAAGGTGCGGCCAGTGCTAAATACGGATCCGATGCAGTAGGTGGTGTAGTTAATATCATCACTAAAAAAGCACAAAAGAAACCATCTGTACAATTTAATGCTGAAGGCATGCGTCGCAAGAGCGATGGTGATGTGTTTCCATTCCAAAACTTCTTCATTCGTGCTGATTCTGGTCAAATGGGCAAGTTAAAGGTTGGTTTATCAGGTAGTAAACGAGATCTTATGCCTGTTCTAGCATCTGTTAAACGTCGTGCCTCTGGGATGGCCTTTGATTATGCAAAACATAACTTCAAGCCAAATGTACTTCGTTACTATGGTGATGCGGCAGATATCGGCCTTGTAGCGACCTACGAGGCAAATGATAAAAATAAGGTGGAATTGCGACTTAATCGGTACACGGAAGATCTTGTACGCGATGTTAAGCATTCCGACTCTGACTTAGAGCCACAACAACACTTCAAACGTACGGCAGATCGTAATACAGCTAACCTGCAATGGTCCTCTAGAGCTGGAAAGAGTGACTGGACTGTAGAAACTAATTACTCTCGTATTAAAGAAAATGACGTAGCGCTCATTAACTATACAGGTCGTTCCGCTTATGAAGGCTCTAATGAGTTGCGTTATATCGATAACATCGATCATCGTCAATTAGATATTCGAGTAAATGCTAATACGCAAGTCAATAAAAATCATTTGCTAAGCTATGGTGTTAGCTATGCTCGTGAAGAAGGTTCTGGTAGTCGCTTGAAGAGTTCTCCTAATACAAGTACGATGTACATTGATCCATGGGATTACGATAAAAGCTTGTTAGTAGACCGCCTTGATCGTCTCGTGCGACGTAAAGGCGATAATAGTGTTAAAGTTTACTCTCACATCCATGACTATAAATTCATTAATTCCGGTGGCGGCATGCCGCAATGGGATATGGATTATGAATACTATGGGGCTGAAACAAAGGCACAAAAGCCGGGCATTACGTACGATGATTATGTGAATTATGGTTTATCGGAAAGCAGACTTAGTGAATGGTCAAGCACATCGCCGAATAATCAACCGGTAACGGATGAATTCAAGAAGCGATATTATGCTTTGGAAAATCGGTTGAAATCGGAAAATCCTGAAATGGCGGCACATCGTGCAAACATCGTAGGTGACTATTTTAAATATGGTGAGTCTAACGATCCAGAAATGCGTAAGAAAGCGCCTAAGCTAAATGGTAAGGCTTTCTTGGAAGAGTACCGTAATCGCGATCAACGCTTGACTACTGGTAGTGGTACGATTCGTAAAATAAACGCTTACATTTCTGATACATGGCAAGTTAATAAGAATTTAACATTGTCTCCAATTGTGCGCTTCGACAATAGTAGCTTGTTTGGTTCTAACGTATCTGCATCTTTGGGCATGACATATAACGTTAAAGGTAATACACATCGCAGATTTAAAGCCAATGTAGGTACCGGTTATACAGAGCCTGGTATGGGCGAATTGTGGTATAACTGGGAAATGTACGCTTCTAACCCTGTAGGGATTGGGGTAGCAAAACTCGGTTGGTATTGGGCTGGCAATCCTAATTTGAAACCAGAAAAATCGGTCAATTTCGACATGAGCTTGGAGGGTGAAAATAAAAATACATATGCACGCGTAGGTGTATTCCATAACCGTATTAAGAACTATATGTCTGTATACTTCACTGGTGATTTTATGGACTTCGCACCATATCTCAAAGGTGATGCGAAATACCAACGTGCACCGGATATGATTTACAGCTTTAAAAATATTGGTAAAGCTGAAATTACAGGGTTGCAAGCGGAAGTACAACAAAAATTCGGCAAATATTGGTCTGGTAAATTAGGTTATACATATTTACACGCCATCAACAAAAGCGATCCATCCATGCCACGTCAATTATTGGATAAACCAATGCACAAAGTTGATATTGGTATTACTTATGATAACCCTAAATCCGGTTGGAATGGCTCCATCTGGGGTGATTACTATATCAATATGCTTGATAGTAATACTCTTAATAACGGTGGTAACTACTGGCCAGATATCTTGTCTGGTGATGCAGGCGTTTATAAGAAACAAATGTATGAAAAGAAAACATTTGGCATTTGGAATGTAATGATTCAAAAACGTTTCAATAAAAACGCCATGATGTATTTCGGTATCAACAATATCTTTAACCATCGAGATGATGATCGTGCTACACAAGAACGCGTATACCGCATGGGTGTTAACCTTAAATTTGGTGGTGGCGATAGTAGTAAAACTACGGCCATCGGCAAAACTAAGGATGGTTCAAAAGTTAATGCTACAGGGGTTAATGTAGCTAATGGTGAAGTGGTAAATTCTGAATCTGGTGTACAAAACGTAGCTGATGTAGTTCGTTTAACTGACTTTATTCGTTCTGATTTTGATACTACTAAAGAACGTGGTATTACAATGGTTGGCGACTATAGAGCGCGTTGGATGGCACATGATGGTTCTAATAGACCGCAATCTCCATTTAGAGCAAACTCTGCTATCGGTTCTGCAAAAGCCAATATGTACGATGCTAATCGTCATAGTTTTGAACAACGCTTACGTCTTGGCTTTGATGCTCGACTCAATGAGTTCACAAACCTCAAGGTTATTGGCAGCATGAGTGGTATGAGTGGAGTAGATACAAGCTGGACAAAATCTGATTCCAAAGGTCTCAACCATCAACGACTCGATACTGTTGATCTTACAAGACGAGTTAAAAAATGGGATGTATCAGTGGGCCGCTTAACCGAGCCTATGGGTGCTAGTGGTTACTGGTTTGGTCAATCTTATGATGGCGTTCGTGCTGTTTGGAATGGCCATGACTCTCAAGTTCGTATCGGGGTTGGTACTTTTAAACATAGCACGGGTATTACTGATTCTGCGTATACTCATGCAGAACATAAAGTTATTTACAGACCTCCAACAGCAGCTGAATTGATTGGTATTAATCGTGATGATTATCCATATGATATTGAGAGTGCTACTAAAACTGGTTCTGATGGTGAGAAGAAGACTACAACAGATCCGGCAGCTCCAGATAGTCCAACTGGTATATATAATTCCACCTATAAAGGTAAGACAGATAGTATCTACTTCTATCAACAGCTCAAAGACTTGCAAGCTGAATACGAAGCTTATAAGGCTACATTAAACCTAAATTGGAGTAATCCAAACCGCGATCAAGAAGTTGAAAAGGCTAATGCTAAGTTAGCAGAAATACAACAAAAACAAGCTCAAGTTATGAGTCGTTTACAAGATATTCTTACAAAAGCGTATCCTACAGAGATGGCTGAGAAGAAATTCTCCCTCGATATTCCATCTGGTGGATATACAATGTACGAAATTACTAATAAGAAAACAGGGGAAAAACTCTATAAGACTGGTGATCTTATGTATAATGTGAACTCTCCGTTATACCCTGAATATCTAAAAGATAAGGCTAAAGGCCTTATCGTACCTACTGATAATAAAGAAGCTTTGTTGAATCCAAAGGGTTATGTTGATAAACATAGTAATGAGATTAATCAATCCATTTCAGAAATTGCTAAATATAATGCAAAAGATAATTGGAGTAATTATAACAATGGTGAGCTTGATGAAGTTTGGGTAAAACAAGCTGATGGTACATTTAAGAAATCTTATGATTACTATGGTCAACCATCAAGTGATTATGAATTCACTGGTTCCTTAGGTGCAAAGACTTACAAATACGATAGTGGTAAATACGTATTTAGTGATTATGATGCTAAAGATGCCTTATATAAGAAGAACTTTACAATGTCTTCCAGCGATTATGGCGAAGGTGGTTCTTATTATGGTTGGGGCATGCCAAATGCTATGTATAACTATATGTATAATCTTGAAAAAGTTGTACATGACGCAGAGTCTGAAAATAAATTACCACGCGAAGCAATCGGTAAGGTCATTGGCAACTTGATCAGAACAGAAGGTGTAGTTCTTGAAAAAGATACTGTACCAGCCATCGATAAGGCCGCATTTATTCAATACAAGAAACAAATTGGTGCTCGTCTTGGTTTACAAGCTTGGTACTTACGTTCCTTTGGCGGTAAAACACATACATATTTAAATGCTAATGGAAACAGTAATGATGAATACAGCTTCTCCAATGTAGCTCATGTATTTGGTATCGGTGCTAAGTATCAACTTGGTGCTAATGCAGCTGTTACGGTTGATTACGGTCAAAATCGTTCTAACTTAGGACGTTACCTCAATGGTAATACCGTATATCAACATGAACGTGGTACAGCAGACTTTACTCTAAAAGGTCACCAAATGGGCGGCACACCACACTTCTGGATGGCTCGTCTAGATATTGGGCGTGCTGATTTAGATGTTCCGAAATCTTGGAATGCGTTCATCGATTACAAATACTTTGAACATGGTTCCTTCTTCGGTGGTAATGGTACGGGTGCAGTACCTGATCGTTATTTAGATGGTGTTCGCAGCTTTACATTTGGTGCCGGCTATGTACCGCGCAAGGACTTGCTCCTTGAAGCATTCTATACATTTGATGCGAAGGGCACTAATAAACGAGACACTTTATATGGTAGTGAAAGCTTTAAGTTAGGCGATTATACAAGAATTCAAGGGACCTACAGGTTCTAA
- a CDS encoding helix-turn-helix domain-containing protein — MNPHNHAVSHAGTSMLRHTIFDGIDLMFLDVKQETIQFYAKSHTKTFAINHCEEGRIECKFTSGEYLYMGPGDMSLGWHTRSAYQHENYFPTKLFKGIVLLVDVEKAQPVLDALVSDSRIDLTELANRFCEHSDFGMMMEETETVRHIFSSLYNVPDQIKEHYFKLKVIEIFLLLSVISTANPEKRTTYRKQQVDIVKAVSEYVSTQFMKRITIDSLSEQFDIPTSTLKRCFKGVFGTTIHQYLKECRINAAKRLLQDSDQSILEIANAVGYENGSKFTGAFKEATGVTPSAYRKV, encoded by the coding sequence ATGAATCCACATAATCATGCGGTTTCACATGCTGGAACATCTATGTTAAGACATACGATATTTGACGGTATCGATTTGATGTTCTTAGATGTGAAGCAAGAGACGATTCAATTTTATGCTAAATCACATACCAAGACGTTTGCTATAAATCACTGTGAAGAAGGGCGCATTGAGTGCAAGTTCACATCTGGTGAGTATTTATATATGGGTCCAGGGGATATGTCGTTAGGGTGGCATACACGCTCCGCTTACCAACATGAAAATTACTTCCCTACAAAATTATTTAAAGGAATTGTATTATTAGTAGATGTTGAAAAGGCACAACCCGTATTAGATGCACTTGTTAGTGATTCTCGAATAGATTTGACCGAATTAGCAAATCGATTTTGTGAGCATTCTGATTTTGGTATGATGATGGAAGAAACGGAAACTGTTCGTCACATTTTTTCTAGTTTATATAATGTACCAGATCAAATAAAGGAGCACTATTTTAAATTAAAAGTGATTGAAATCTTTTTATTATTATCTGTTATCTCTACAGCTAATCCTGAAAAGAGAACTACCTATAGAAAGCAACAGGTAGATATTGTAAAAGCTGTAAGTGAATATGTATCGACACAGTTTATGAAGCGTATTACTATTGATTCCTTGTCTGAACAGTTTGATATTCCTACATCCACCCTGAAACGTTGCTTTAAAGGTGTATTTGGTACAACCATACATCAATATTTAAAAGAATGTCGTATTAATGCGGCGAAGAGATTGCTACAAGACTCAGATCAGTCTATTTTAGAAATCGCTAATGCGGTAGGGTATGAGAATGGTAGTAAGTTTACGGGTGCATTTAAAGAGGCTACTGGTGTAACGCCAAGTGCTTATCGTAAGGTTTAA
- a CDS encoding TonB-dependent receptor plug domain-containing protein has protein sequence MNRSWVRARRYVILSCAVACWLQMPVVMADNATVTTDVVHVRGTWAEEQAKQESQQTTIITKKDIVKKQAKSVEDIVFSETGVSRTVDSMGRVGVSIRGADPRHTLILVDGQPVMGDLAKYQGAGDELQRLGTENVERIEIIQGAASAKYGSDAIGGVINVITNKPRKTAGLQFNAEGRRTKGDGDIVPFSNFFMRADSGSLGKLKVNIHGSKRDIMPIYASERRRISAMTNDEDHGFLKNSLRYYGTNSNIGLAATYDINDKQSLGVRIDRYNEDLERYVKRSTSYLEPQVHYKRDLDRNNLNLTYTGQDNKSSWKAELNYTRTKEDDVTLTSDYGNSTYEGKNTLNYVDNVDHRQWSVTLGADTQVNKKHLLSYGIGFIRETGEGSRLKNAPHTYKRHIDPWDYDKSLAVKNGVPSSTIYDHSFRKNEAGVEQWNKEKEWYNGDKSKPNTLPEFTYEEYLQYLDPQAGIDSAAAMGLVDGPVTERTLKKRNPEAYARYQQFAKRLLAENKEFIEDYHFNKEGRKDENGKYYPALYDAYLPSFYYGAVPDFDSTKLKLNGSYFKEEYLKRVNQQTAGRAEIKKQNFFIQDTWQVNKNTTLSPIIRLDHSDLFGSNWSFNFGMTHNVHGNVHRRLKVNVGTSYTEPGMGELYYNWEMYGPNITNATIGGGEARLGWYWVGNPNLKPEKSMNFDLSLEGENKNTYGKVTVFHNNIRNYMSIYNTGYLMDFYPQYDESTTYGAAKFAHAPDMIYSFRNIGKAQITGLQFEVKQTLNKHWKARLGYTYLRALNKSDKDMPRELLDKPRHKVDIGVDFEDKASGWSGSLWGDYYIHMLDSNSLSGGGNYMVSYIDPNNSDRSVIRYNLNNRKTADMYEHKTYGIWNLMIQKKIDKDSRIYFGIDNLFNHRDDDRALSARVYRIGLNMKFGFGSGESKTKLTKEQFESLPPVMLQDFITRPFDTDRKRGMELVGDYRVRNDSHLGSDRPATRVTATSYVSDEAAKNLADRKEHGLNQRIRVGVDARINDNTNVRVVGSASGQAGVDSSHETEGSKGFNHQRLEELDVTHHGSKWDHSVGRITESMGVTGYWFNKEYDGLRSVWTNKNTQVRIGVGTFKHSTGISDSAYTHAIYTHFKRVPTVEEFLGVTMDSDGANKELIVPNAGNTINFYQQLKALRDKEGTLDAEVGTLKKKIDDMTSDIWSKEFIDGMSADQLAPLKAELAKLEASLPDVEARVAKEREPLRAAQFDVLRRMQEIAVKAYGADAAKQTVSIKMPDVSVTYSYKSRYYDEDDEQWYEDERTFTQKIAPGTIGLDKKNPLFEMKLSDTTVLSNGGKTFISNWYNQNKAAIVEAYRAKAKDIATYSFGNNPYTMKFEDNAFDGLDKSIYKANVVDINDSGTSGLINVKGSAYYPSMIASYFNSLARMLEKADGNSRLPREALGKYTGAVIPSIGVVLERDTIPPIEKATYVQVKHMVTPRLGLAAWYLRSFGGSDYRFYTANGNATEVHEFNNMANVFGVGAKYQLNHNVSVSFDYGQNRSDFGRFMNGNTHYDHKAGSSQFDIKGRDVGGVPHFWALRFDVGRADMNKPGSWNAYVDYKYFAHGSFFGGNGTEAVPDRYLDGIKSFTFGGGYVPTKDLLLQAFYTFDAKGINKRDTLYGSENFKLGNYTRFQMTYKF, from the coding sequence ATGAATAGGAGTTGGGTGCGGGCAAGGAGATATGTTATACTATCCTGCGCAGTAGCGTGCTGGTTGCAAATGCCGGTAGTTATGGCGGATAATGCGACTGTAACAACCGATGTGGTTCATGTTCGCGGTACATGGGCTGAAGAGCAGGCAAAACAAGAGTCTCAACAGACGACGATTATTACGAAGAAGGATATTGTCAAAAAGCAGGCAAAATCCGTAGAAGATATTGTATTTTCTGAAACTGGTGTATCCAGAACCGTTGATTCGATGGGGCGCGTCGGTGTATCTATCCGTGGTGCGGATCCGCGTCATACCTTGATTCTTGTGGATGGACAGCCTGTGATGGGCGACCTTGCCAAATATCAAGGCGCCGGTGATGAATTACAGCGTCTCGGTACAGAAAATGTGGAACGTATAGAAATTATTCAAGGTGCAGCCAGTGCTAAATACGGATCCGACGCCATCGGTGGTGTTATCAATGTTATTACCAATAAACCGCGTAAGACCGCTGGCCTTCAGTTTAATGCGGAAGGTCGTAGAACTAAAGGCGACGGTGATATCGTACCGTTTTCCAATTTCTTTATGCGCGCTGATTCTGGCTCATTAGGTAAGTTAAAAGTTAATATTCACGGTAGTAAACGTGATATTATGCCTATTTATGCTAGCGAGCGGCGTCGTATCAGCGCTATGACTAATGATGAAGACCACGGTTTTTTAAAGAATTCCCTACGATATTACGGTACAAATTCCAATATAGGTTTGGCCGCTACGTATGATATTAATGATAAACAGTCTTTGGGAGTCCGTATTGATCGGTATAATGAAGACTTGGAACGATATGTAAAGCGCAGTACTTCTTATTTGGAACCTCAAGTTCATTACAAACGGGATTTAGATAGGAATAATCTTAATTTGACGTATACTGGTCAGGACAATAAGAGTTCGTGGAAAGCGGAGCTGAATTATACTCGGACCAAAGAAGATGATGTAACATTAACCAGTGATTACGGGAACAGTACCTATGAAGGGAAAAATACATTAAACTATGTGGATAATGTAGATCATCGTCAATGGAGCGTAACACTCGGGGCAGATACGCAAGTCAATAAGAAACATCTCTTGTCTTATGGAATTGGGTTTATACGGGAGACAGGCGAAGGTAGCAGACTTAAAAATGCGCCTCATACCTATAAACGGCATATCGACCCCTGGGATTACGATAAAAGTCTGGCAGTAAAAAACGGTGTTCCCTCATCCACAATTTATGATCATTCTTTCAGAAAAAACGAGGCCGGTGTAGAGCAGTGGAATAAGGAGAAAGAATGGTATAACGGAGATAAAAGCAAGCCAAACACATTGCCGGAATTTACTTACGAAGAATATCTTCAATATTTGGATCCCCAGGCGGGGATTGATTCAGCGGCCGCAATGGGGCTTGTGGACGGCCCCGTGACGGAGCGTACGCTGAAAAAACGGAATCCTGAAGCTTATGCGCGATATCAGCAGTTTGCTAAACGTTTATTAGCGGAGAATAAAGAATTTATTGAAGACTATCATTTTAATAAGGAGGGCCGAAAAGATGAAAACGGTAAGTATTATCCAGCACTTTATGATGCATATTTACCGAGCTTTTACTATGGCGCCGTACCGGATTTTGATTCTACGAAGTTGAAATTAAACGGATCTTATTTTAAAGAAGAGTATTTAAAACGCGTTAATCAACAGACCGCAGGACGTGCGGAGATCAAGAAACAGAATTTCTTTATTCAGGATACGTGGCAGGTTAATAAAAATACTACTTTATCACCAATTATAAGACTGGATCATAGTGATTTATTCGGCTCCAACTGGTCGTTTAATTTCGGCATGACTCATAATGTACATGGAAATGTACACCGCAGATTAAAGGTTAATGTGGGTACCAGTTATACGGAACCTGGTATGGGCGAGCTGTATTATAACTGGGAAATGTATGGCCCGAATATTACAAATGCCACAATCGGTGGCGGTGAAGCCCGATTAGGTTGGTATTGGGTCGGAAATCCGAACCTTAAACCGGAGAAATCCATGAATTTTGACCTCTCTTTGGAAGGGGAAAATAAAAATACCTATGGTAAAGTAACCGTATTCCATAATAATATTCGGAATTATATGTCGATTTACAATACGGGATATTTGATGGATTTTTATCCTCAGTATGATGAATCTACCACATATGGAGCGGCGAAATTTGCTCATGCACCAGATATGATTTACAGCTTCCGTAATATCGGCAAGGCCCAAATTACGGGACTTCAATTTGAAGTTAAACAAACTTTGAATAAACACTGGAAGGCCCGTTTGGGATATACGTATTTACGAGCGCTTAATAAGAGCGATAAAGATATGCCTCGTGAATTACTGGATAAACCTCGTCATAAAGTGGATATCGGTGTGGATTTTGAGGATAAGGCTAGCGGATGGAGCGGTAGTCTGTGGGGAGATTATTATATTCATATGCTGGATAGTAACTCCTTGTCTGGTGGCGGTAATTATATGGTATCTTATATTGATCCTAATAATTCCGATCGTTCCGTTATCAGATATAATTTGAATAATAGAAAAACCGCCGATATGTATGAACATAAAACTTATGGCATATGGAATTTGATGATTCAAAAGAAGATTGATAAGGATTCACGAATCTATTTCGGTATTGATAATCTCTTTAATCATCGTGATGATGATCGGGCTTTATCGGCTCGAGTATATCGTATCGGATTAAATATGAAATTCGGTTTCGGTTCAGGTGAAAGTAAAACGAAACTTACGAAGGAGCAGTTTGAATCGTTACCTCCGGTTATGCTGCAGGATTTTATTACGCGTCCTTTCGATACAGACAGAAAACGAGGTATGGAACTTGTAGGTGATTATCGTGTACGTAATGACAGTCATCTTGGATCTGATCGTCCTGCTACGCGGGTGACTGCTACAAGTTACGTATCCGACGAGGCCGCAAAGAATCTGGCGGACCGCAAGGAACATGGCTTGAATCAACGTATACGTGTCGGTGTCGATGCTCGTATTAATGATAATACGAATGTACGTGTTGTGGGTAGTGCTTCTGGCCAAGCTGGTGTAGATAGCAGTCATGAAACAGAAGGCTCTAAAGGTTTTAATCATCAACGTCTCGAAGAACTAGATGTAACACATCACGGTTCTAAATGGGATCATAGTGTTGGTCGTATTACTGAATCTATGGGGGTTACAGGTTATTGGTTTAATAAAGAATATGACGGCCTTCGTAGTGTTTGGACGAATAAGAATACTCAAGTCCGTATCGGTGTGGGGACCTTTAAACATAGTACGGGAATTAGCGACAGTGCTTATACTCATGCTATTTATACGCATTTTAAACGGGTTCCAACGGTAGAGGAATTCTTAGGTGTTACTATGGATTCGGACGGTGCCAATAAGGAACTCATCGTACCAAATGCAGGGAATACTATTAATTTCTACCAGCAATTAAAAGCCTTGCGCGATAAGGAAGGCACCTTAGATGCGGAGGTAGGTACATTAAAGAAGAAAATCGACGATATGACTTCCGATATCTGGTCTAAAGAATTTATTGACGGCATGTCCGCGGATCAACTGGCTCCATTAAAAGCGGAGTTGGCAAAGTTGGAAGCATCTTTACCGGATGTGGAAGCTCGTGTGGCGAAAGAACGGGAACCGTTGCGAGCTGCGCAGTTTGATGTGTTGCGCCGGATGCAGGAAATCGCGGTGAAAGCTTATGGTGCGGATGCGGCTAAACAGACTGTATCGATTAAGATGCCTGATGTGTCAGTAACGTATTCTTATAAATCGCGATACTATGATGAAGATGATGAACAATGGTATGAAGACGAACGTACTTTCACTCAGAAAATAGCACCCGGAACGATTGGGCTTGATAAGAAAAACCCATTGTTTGAAATGAAGTTGAGTGATACCACTGTTCTTTCCAATGGCGGAAAAACGTTTATTTCAAATTGGTACAATCAGAATAAGGCGGCTATCGTGGAGGCGTATCGTGCCAAGGCGAAAGATATAGCAACCTATAGCTTCGGCAATAATCCGTATACGATGAAATTTGAAGATAATGCCTTTGACGGGCTGGACAAGTCTATTTATAAGGCGAATGTCGTTGATATTAACGACTCCGGCACGTCTGGTCTTATTAACGTAAAAGGAAGTGCCTATTATCCTTCTATGATAGCTTCGTACTTTAATAGCTTGGCCCGAATGCTTGAAAAAGCGGACGGAAACAGTCGTTTGCCGAGAGAGGCGCTAGGCAAATATACAGGTGCTGTTATTCCTTCAATAGGTGTCGTATTGGAGCGGGATACAATTCCACCAATTGAAAAGGCTACCTATGTTCAAGTTAAACATATGGTAACACCTCGACTTGGCTTAGCTGCGTGGTACTTACGCTCCTTTGGCGGTAGTGACTATCGCTTCTATACGGCGAATGGTAATGCTACAGAAGTGCATGAATTCAACAATATGGCTAATGTTTTCGGCGTTGGAGCTAAGTATCAATTAAATCATAATGTAAGTGTTTCCTTCGACTATGGACAAAACCGTAGTGACTTTGGTCGCTTCATGAATGGCAATACTCATTATGACCATAAGGCTGGATCCTCTCAATTCGATATCAAGGGCCGTGATGTAGGTGGTGTACCTCATTTCTGGGCATTGCGCTTTGATGTTGGTCGTGCCGATATGAATAAACCTGGTTCTTGGAATGCCTATGTAGACTATAAATACTTTGCCCATGGTTCCTTCTTTGGTGGCAATGGTACAGAGGCTGTTCCTGACCGTTACTTAGATGGTATTAAGAGCTTTACCTTTGGTGGTGGCTATGTGCCAACTAAAGATCTTCTTTTACAAGCATTCTATACATTTGATGCAAAAGGGATCAATAAACGAGATACCTTATATGGATCTGAAAACTTTAAACTTGGGAATTATACTCGTTTCCAAATGACGTATAAATTCTAA